The sequence CTTGTTACCGGTGGTGGTGATGACGATGTCGGCGTCGCCGATGGCCTGCTCGACGGTCTGCACGTCGTAGCCCTCCATCAGCGCCTGCAGCGCGTTGATCGGGTCGATCTCGGTGACCGTGACCCGGGCGCCCTGGCCCTTCAGCGACTCCGCGCTGCCCTTGCCGACGTCACCGAAACCGCAGACCAGCGCCTTCTTGCCGCCGATCAGGGCGTCGGTGCCGCGGTTGATGCCGTCGATCAGGGAGTGCCGGCAGCCGTACTTGTTGTCGAACTTGCTCTTGGTGACCGAGTCGTTGACGTTGATCGCCGGGAACACCAGCTCACCGGCGGCGGCCAGCTGGTACAGGCGCAGCACGCCGGTGGTGGTCTCCTCGGTGACACCCTGGACCGACTCGGCGATCTTGGTCCACTTGGTCTTGTCGGTCTCGTAGCGCTCGCGCAGCCGGGCCAGGAAGACCTTCCACTCGTGAGAGTCGCCGTCCTCGGCGGGCGGAACCACACCGGCCTTCTCGTACTGAGCGCCGCGCAGCACCATCATGGTGGCGTCGCCGCCGTCGTCGAGGATCATGTTGGCTGGTTCGCCGTCCCACGTCAGGGCTTCCTCGGCGCACCACCAGTATTCCTCCAGGGTCTCGCCCTTCCAGGCGAAGACCGGGGTGCCCTTGGGCTCCTCGACGGTGCCGTGCGGCCCGACGACGACCGCAGCGGCGGCGTGGTCCTGGGTGGAGAAGATGTTGCAGGACGCCCAACGGACCTCGGCGCCGAGGTCGACCAGGGTCTCGATCAGCACCGCGGTCTGGATGGTCATGTGCAGCGAACCGGTGATCCGGGCGCCCTTGAGCGGGTTGACCCCGTGGTACTCGTGACGCAACGCCATCAGGCCCGGCATCTCGTGCTCGGCCAGCCGGATCTCCTTGCGGCCGAACTCGGCCAGCGACAGGTCAGCGACCTTGTAGTCGATGCCGTTGCGGCTGTCCGCGGTCAAACTCATCAGTACGCCCCCGTTAGGTTCGGTGAATTGGCTCCGCTACAAGCTACCGGCGCAGGCCGAAGTCTGCTCGGCCGGGTCATTCGGCGTCGACGACGCCGTAGGTCTGTGCCGCCGGGGTGAACAGTCGGGCCAGGTCGGCAGCCACGTCGTGATCGGCTTCCGGCGGCATGGAGACATAGCTCATGGCCAGCCGCACCACGGCCCGGGCCAGGATTCCGGCGTCGTCTTCGCTGACCTTGACCCAGCTGTGCATGAACGACGACGTCAGCCGCGCTGAGCTGCGGGTGATGATCGGGCCGCTGTCGGTGGTGATGATCTGCAGCAGGTCGGGCTTGGCGGCCCCGGTCAGCAGCGAGATCACCAGCGGGTCGGCGGCCGAATCGGAGAAGAAGGCCCGGAACCCCTCCAGGAACGCCGCGTGGATGTCGCCGACGTTGTTGGACATGGCGCGGTCCACAGCGTCGACCAGGCGGTCGGCCAGCCGGATCGCATAGCCCTGCGCCAACCCCTGGCGTGAGCCGAACTCGTTGTAGATGGTCTGCCTACTGACCCCGGCCGCCTCGGCCACCGCGGCCAGCGTGATCGACGACCAGTCCCGGCGGGTCAGCAGCTCCCGCATCGCATCGAGCACCGAGTCGCGCAGCAGCGCCCGGGATGCCTCGGCGTAGGGGATGCGTTTCACCACCGCGAGATTAGCTGTTGTCACCGCCGGAAGACTTCCACCATCTCGAAATCGGCCTTGGCCGCGCCGCGGTCCGGACCGCGGTAGGCCGCCATCACACCGCTGCCGCGTCGGCCCCGCGATAACGGGCCAGGATCTTCGCGCGCCGGCGTGGGTCGATGTTGACCCGGGTGATGTCGCCGCCGTAGTGCGCCAGCACCCGGTGGTCCATCAGCCTGCGCCACAGCGGCGGGAGGTAGGTGAGCCCGATCAGCGACGCGTATCCGCTGGGCAGGTTCGGCGAATCGGAGAAGCTGCGCAGCGTCTGGTATCGCCGGGTGGGGTTGGCGTGGTGGTCGCTGTGTCGCTGCAGGTGGTAGAGGAACAGGTTGGTCACCAGATGGTCGGAGTTCCAACTGTGTTCGGGCGTGCAGCGTTCATAACGGCCATTCGCACGGGTCTGCCGCAGCAGGCCGTAGTGCTCGATGTAGTTGACCGACTCCAGCAGAGAGAAGCCGTAGACGGCCTGGATGACGACGAACGGGATGAGCGCCGGGCCGAACACCGCGATCAGCACTCCCCACAGCACCACCGACATCAGCCAGGCGTTGAGCACGTCGTTGGACAGTCGCCAGGGTCCCTTGTCCAACCGGCGCAACCGTGCGGCCTCCAGCTGCCAGGCCGAGCGCAGACCACCGAAGACGCTGCGCGGCAGGAACTCCCAGAAGGTCTCACCGAACCGGCCCGACGCCGGGTCTTCGGGGGTGGCCACCCGCACGTGGTGGCCGCGGTTGTGCTCGACGTAGAAGTGCCCGTAGCAGACCTGCGCCAAGGTGATCTTGGACAGCCAGCGCTCGAGCCGATCCCTCTTGTGCCCCAGCTCATGCGCGGTGTTGATGCCGACGCCGCCCAAGGTGCCCACCGACAGCGCCAGCCCGATCTTGGCGAACCAGCTGAGAGACCCCTCGACTCCCAGCCAGCCCAGATCGGTGGCGGTGAACAGGTAGGCGCCCAGGACGAGGCTGGCGTACTGGCACGGAATGTAGGCGTAGGTGCAGTAGCGGTAGTACCGGTCATTCTCCAACTGCGCCATCAGCTCGTCGGGCGGGTTCTGCCCGTCAACCCCGAACCGCAGATCCAGCGCCGGCAGCAGCACGTAGACCAGGATCGGCCCGATCCAGAACGGCACCTGCGCGGCCAGATGCCAGCCGAACCGGTTCATCGCCCAGATGAACGGCAGCATGGTGAACATCACGGTCGGAGCGATCAAGCCCATCAACCAGAGGTATCGCTTCTTGTCCCGCCACACCTCCGCGGTCTGGATGCTCATGCACGCCCTCCTTGTGAGTTCAGCCACCGTCGCGGTTGGACATTACGTGGTTGTCCGTACGTTGTCTAGACATTTGATGGCAATTTGTACACGAAAATGGTGCGCTGCGTCCCGCAGATCCGTATAACTTTGGGTGCACAACGCACTCAGGGATGGGCACGACCGCGATGACGACTGCAGGTTCGAGCGCAGGCGCGCGGCCGCGTACCGCCGTCCGGATCCGCGACTACGCGGCCGGACTGGCCTTCGCCCACCTGCTGACCAGCGCCGAGGCGATCGCGGTGGTGGTGTCGCTCAACGGGGAGACCCCACTCACCGACTCCTCCTTGCTGTCGGTACCGAACCTGGTGCTGGTGGCGGTACTGGTGACGCTGGGCACCGCGACTGTCGTCGCCGCGGGCAGCGCCAGCATCGCGCCGTCGGTGCGCTGGTACACCGCCGGAGCCCCGCCCGACCGCGGACACCACCGCGCAGCCATCAACATCCTGCGCCGGCAGTCGGTGATCGTGCTCGGGACCTGGCTGATCGGCGGGGCGATCGGCATGGCCGCGATCCACTCCCACAACTTGGGACTGATCGTGCTGCTCAGCTCGATCATCGTGTTCGGGGGTACCGCGTCGCTGAGCACCAGCATGCTGTTCACCCAGCGCACCTTGCGCCCGATCGTGGCCGCCGCCTGGCAGGGATCCGACGTCCGCGCGACCGCCCCCGGCGTGCTGGCCCGGCTGGTGACGATGTGGTTCGTCACCTGTGCGCTGCCGTCGGCGGCCATCATCGCGCTGATCGTCTGCCGGCAGATGGGCTGGATCATCGACCCGGACTCGTCGGTGGAGATCCCGGTGCTGGTGCTGTGCGTGGTGGCGGTGCTGCTCGGCGTCCGTGCCATGATCCTGGTGTCGCGCTCGATCTCCGATCCGGTCGGCGAGGTGGTCAAGGCCATGGCCCGGGTCGAGCGCGGCGAGATGACCGCGTCGGTCGGCGTCTACGAGCAGTCCGAGATCGGTCGGCTGCAAACCGGATTCAATCGCATGGTGGCCGGCCTGGCCGAACGCGACCGACTCCAGGACCTGTTCGGCCGCCATGTCGGTTCCGACGTCGCCCGGCTGGCGGTGGAGCAGGATCTCGCGCTTGCCGGCTCGGTGCAAGAGGTTGCGATCCTGTTCATCGACCTGGTGGGGTCAACCGAGTTGGCGGCCACCCACCCGCCCGACGAGGTCGCCGGGGTGCTCAACGACTTCTTCCGCATCGTGGTGGATGCCGTCGACACACAGCGCGGTTCGATCAACAAGTTTCAGGGCGATGCGGCGCTGGCGGTGTTCGGCGCTCCAGTCCCGTCCGTTCACGCGGCCACGGCGGCACTGGCCACTGCCCGCACCCTGATCGCCCGGCTTCGCCGGCTGCCGCTGGTGGACTTCGGGATCGGCGTCTCGGCGGGTCCGGTGTTCGCCGGCAACATCGGCAGCGAAAACCGCTACGAGTACACCGTGGTCGGCGATGCCGTCAACGAGGCCGCGCGGCTGGCCGACCGCGCCAAGGCCGTCACGGCTCGGGTGTTGTGTTCGGCGACCGCGCTGGAACGCGCCGACGACGACGAGCGGGCGCATTGGGTGCACCATGGCTCGGCGATATTGCGCGGCCGCGCGCAGCCCACCGAAATGTCAATGCCGATCACCGAGCCCGCGACCTGGGGTGACCTGGCTGCTGGGCACGTGCCAGACTCCGAGGATGGCTTATGACATCGCCCGCCCGCAGATGGAGGGGAACATCGCCGTCGGCGAGGACCGTCAGCTCGGCTTCGCCGAATTCGGTGCTCCGCAGGGCCGGGCGGTGTTCTGGCTGCACGGCACGCCCGGCGCCCGCCGGCAGATTCCCGTCGAAGCACGGCTGTATGCCACCGAAGCCAACATCCGCCTGATCGGAGTGGACCGGCCCGGGATCGGTTCCTCGACCCCTTTCCAGTACGAGACGGTGTCCCAGTTCGCCGATGACCTGCGCACCGTCGCCGACACCCTCGGGATCGACAAGATGGCGGTCATCGGGCTGTCCGGTGGCGGCCCCTACACGCTGGCGTGCGCGGCGGCCATGCCCGAGCGGGTGGTGGCGGCCGGCATTCTGGGCGGTGTCGCCCCGGCAGTGGGCCCCGAAGCCATCGACAGCAACCTGATGCGGCTGGCCCGACTCGCCGAGCCGGTGCTCGACCGCGCCGGACGCCCCATCAGCGTGCTGGCCGCCGGACTGATCCGGATGGTCCGGCCGGTGGCCTCGCCTGCGCTGGAGCTTTACGCGAGGCTCTCGCCCGAGGGCGACCGCGAGATGCTGTCTCGTCCGGAGTTCAAGGCGATGTTCCTCGATGACCTGCTCAACGGGTCCCGCAAGCAGCTCGCCGCGCCGATCGCCGATGCCGTCCTGTTCGCCCGCCCCTGGGGCTTCCGGCTCGTTGACGTGAAGGTGCCGGTGCACTGGTGGCACGGCGACGCCGATCACATTGTCCCGTTCTCCCATGGCAAACACGCGGTGGCGCTGCTGCCCGACGCCCGGCTCTACCCGATTCCCGGGGAGAGCCATCTGGCCGGACTGGGCCGCGCCGAAGAGATTCTGTGCACCTTGCTTCAGGCCTGGGACGAGGCGGACGAGCCGACACCATGACCGCGCCGCAATCGATCCGGGAGTTGTTCGCCCAACTCGGTCTGCAGGAGGTGCCGTCGGCCGAGGGCACCCTGACATTGGAGATGCCGGTCGACGAGCGGGTGGTCAACACCTCCGGCGGGCTGCAGGGCGGATTGATCGCCACCATGGCCGACGTGGCGGCCGGCCAGCTCGCCGCCCGCAGCACACAATTCGGCAACGGCATCGCCACAACGGATCTGTTCATCCGCTACCTACGGCCGATCACGATCGGGCCTGCCCGGGCGGTCGCGTCCATCTTGCGCACCGGCCGGCGCTCGGTGGTGGCCCAGGTCGACATCTACCGCGGCAATGACGATCAGCTCGCCGCCACCGCGACGGTGAACTTCGCCGCCATCGAGCTGCCTGGCTGATCGCCGGCGCGGCCGCTCTCACATCCTTCTGGAATCCGTCGCCGAATCGCGGTGACTCAGTTCGGCGTACTCAGCCGGCTTTCGATGAAGTGCGGCAGCCGGAACCGCCGAGGCGCATGCACCACCGGTGTGTCCTGGGGTGCACCGCCGTTCTGGGCGGCGGTGTAGGCCGCGGAATTACCGGCCACGCGCAGCACCTGGCCGCGCCAGCTGATGTCGGCTTCCCGGTAAGCCTCCACCAGAGCCCGCTCCAGCAGCTCGTCGGCCTCGGCGATCGACAACGCCGCCAACTCGACGAATTCTCCGTCGCGGGCATCGAGTTTGAGCGTGGTGGGACCGGTTTCCACCAGGTCGCAGTTGGCCCGGATGCTCAATTCGGCGTTGGAGCGCGCCAACCCGGCCAGCGCATAGGCGGCCAGCAGGACACGGCCCGCCTCATCCCCGGCCGGACCGCAGTCGAACCGCAGCTGCCGCAGCGCGGCGAAGCTGAGCACCTGGGTGCGGATGATCCGGCTGCAGCACACGCCGGTGTCCGACACCGCGCGGGAATCCGCTGGTGCACCATCGACGAGTACACCGATGATCTCGCCCGACAGCACACCGCGGAAACGGCTTTGGCCCGTTCCGAGGGCGGCGTCGATCGCACCGAAGACCAGACTGCCGGGGCTCAATTCCAGGAGTGCGCGGGCGTTGTCCGGTGTGCTCTCGCGGGCCATTCGGTAGGCGGGGTGTGCGATAGCGGGCTTGCCGTCGATGGAGCCGGTGAGAAAGTGTCCGTCGAAAATCCGTTGCGGCAGTTCAAGGTCGGTGTACACCAACCGGCCGCCCTCGTAGGAGACCTCCATGCGCGGCACCCGGCTCAATATCGGGTGCTGGTCATGGATGCCCTGCAGGATCACGGCTTCGACGCGCTGGACCTGGCTCTGGTTGTCGTCGATGAGCACCGTCGTGGTCGGCTTGCCGTCGATCAGGCGGGTCTCGGCGGGCGACGCGGAGCGCCCAGCGCGGGGAGCCGGGCTGACCGCGGCGTGCGGCCCACCGGCGGGTGCCAGCTCGGTGGACACGGTCAGAGTGCTGCCGCCACCGGCCTGGCAGGCCGCAGTGAGCTGCGGGAAGGAAAGTTTGGGCAAAGCGATCAACCTTTCTGCTCCACCGAGTGTGGCACAGGCGTCCGGTCCAGGTCCGGCTCGAGATAGATGACCAGCGCCGCGGGTACAGCCGCGCGGATGTTGGCTTCGGCGGCGTCGATGGTCGCCGCGACGCCGGCCAGGTCAAGACGAGGAACCAGCGCGATCTTGGCCCCCACCAGCATCTCGTCCGGGCCCAGGTACTGGGTGCGGATATGGATCAGGCGCGTGACGTTCTCGGTTCCCTCCAGCGCCGCGCGAATGGCTTGATCTTCGGCGGCGGTGGCGCCCTCGCCGATCAGCAGGCTGTGCATCTCGACCATCAGGAAGACCGCGACCGCCCCCAGCAGCGCACTGATGCCCAGCGTCCCCACGCCGTCCCACACCGGGTTTCCGGTGACCACGCTCAGCCCGACCCCGATGAGTGCCAGTGCCAGACCGATCAGCGCCGCGGTGTCCTCCAGCAGGACCACCGGAAGCTCGGGGTTGCGGGACGTGCGCAGAAACCGCCACCAGCTGCCCTCGCCCTTGAGCGGGCGCGACTCGCGCAGCGCGGTGCGAAAACTGTAGGTCTCCAACCCGATAGCCACCAGCAGGATCGCGATCGCCACCACCGGCGAACTCAGCTCGACCGGGTGGCGAACCTTCTCGTAGCCCTCGTACAGCGCGAACATCGAGCCCAGGCTGAACAGCACCAGCGCTACGACGAACGACCAGAAGTAGCGGCTGCGGCCGTGCCCGAACGGGTGCAGCGCGTCGGGCGCTTTGGTGGCGGCGCGCTGGCCGAACAGCAGCAGCGCCTGATTAGAGGTGTCGACCACCGAGTGCACCGCTTCGGCGAGCATGGCGGCGCTACCGGTGATCAGGTAGCCGATGAACTTCGCCACCGCGATACCGGCGTTGGCCGCCAGCGCCGCGACGATGGCCCTGGTACTACCCGAGGACGACACTCACAGGCCTATCGTGGCCCGGAACAGGGCGGCCGGCTGCTGGGCGAGCAGACGGATCGGCCCGTCGTCGCAGGGCACCCAGGCCGACTCGCCCCGGTGCAGCGTCAACGTCTTGGACTTGGCGTGCACCGTGATCGAGCCCTCGGTGCACAGCAGAATCTGCGGACCTTCGTGGCGCGCCGGCGCATCCACCTCGTGGCCGAGGTGGGTGCCGTCAAGCGTCAGCCGCGACAGCGCGAATTCCTCGGCGGGAGTCTGGTAGACCACCTCGAGTCCGTCGGTATAGGTGGCCGGCCGCAGCGCCTCCTCGGTGGTGGGGGTGAAATCCAGCACCCGCAGCAACTCCGGAACGTCGACGTGTTTGGGCGTCAGTCCGCCACGCAACACGTTGTCGGAGTTGGCCATCACCTCAAGACCCACGCCATGCAGGTAGGTGTGCAGGTTGCCGGCCGACACGAAGATGGCCTCTCCTGGCGCCAGGCTGACCCGGTTGAGCAGCAGCGAGGCCAGCACACCGGCATCCCCGGGATACCGCTCCCCCAGTTCGAGCACCGTCTTGGCTTCCGCGGAGAACTCGCCGGCCTCGGAGCTGAGGTACTGGATGGCCCCTTCGAGCACTGCGGGCACCAACACGTCCAGATCGGGTTGGGGTGCGGTGATCCAGGTGGTGAACAGCGCCCGAAGCCCGTCGGCGTCGCACTGCGCATCGGATTGGCCGTCACCGGACTGGCCGCCGAGCAGGTCGATGAACGGGTCCAGGTCGGATACCGCCAGCGCCCTCAGCAGCTCGATGGTGCGCGCCACCGGCCGGAATCCGGCCAGCGCCTCAAACGGCTGCAGCGCCACCAGCAGTTCCGGCTTGTGGCTGGTGTCGCGGTAGTTGCGGATCGGCGAGGACACCGGGACCCCGAGCCGCTCTTCGCGCTCGTAGCCCTCGATCGCCTGCATGGCACTGGGGTGGGCTTGCAGCGACAGCGGCTCGTCGGCGGCCAGCACCTTGACCAGAAACGGCAGCCGGTCACCGAACCGCGCCTGGGCCACCGGGCCCAGCTGACCCTCCGGGTCTCGGGTCAGAACACTGAGCAACGACACTTCGCCGGTATCGGTCTCCAGGCAGGCCGGATCCCCCGGGTGTGCGCCCAACCACAGCTCGGCCTCCGGATGCGCCGCCGGCACCGGGCGCCCGGTGAACTCGGCGATAGCTGTCCTCGAGCCCCAGGCGTAGGTCCGTATCGCACCGCGTAGTTGTTCCACTGTTCCCGTCAACCCCGCAAAAGTCGCACGTAGGCGGCGGCCATCTCCAACCGCACGGCCAACACCGCAAGCTGCTCTTCGGCCCGGCCCGGGCCGCTCGGAGACAGCCCCTGGGTCGGGCCCGCGGTTTCCTCCGAGGCGCCCGCTGCCACCGGTACGTCCCCGGCTGCTACCAGGTCGACATCGTGCAAGCCGTTGATTCGGGCCGCCACCACGGTACGCTCGGCGGCCAGCGTCAGGACCAGCACCCGCAACCGGTCGACGGCCGGACCGTCGATCTGTTCGTCGTGAAAGATGTCGGGGACGTCGCGACCACCCGCGGACCGTGCCCGCAGTGCGATCACCGCGTCGGCCAGCCCGGTGGCCGCCACCGTGGTCCGACCGATCCGCAGCATCGCCGCGCAGCCGTGCCGCGCCAGCGCCAGGGTTGCCGCGCAATCGCCGGCCAACGCGACGTCGCGGCCGACAATCCGGTCGGCCAACATCTTCGCCGGGTTGGTGAACAGCTCACGCGCGGCACTGTTGCGCAGCGCCTCGGCGTCGAGTTCGTCGGCCAGCGCGCCCAGGTCGGTCCGTGCAGCCGCACCGTCGGCCTCCAGCGCGTCCATGACGGCCAGCCCGGCGGCCAGGTAGCGCGGCAGGCCGAACTCCGCCGCGACGGCGATCCGCGGCTCCAGCACTGCCACGCGGCCGGCGGTGGCGTCCCGGAGCGGCCCCTCATAGGGCGCGACCACCACCACCCGTGCTCCGCGACGTACTCCGGCCGCAGCCGCAGCGACCAGCGCCGGGTCGCCCGGGTCGTCGCCGGCGACGATCAGTACGTCCAGCGACCCGATCCAGGACGGGGCCTCGGCGGCCAGCACCAGCGGCGCGCGCGCCGAATCGCCGCGCGTGGCGGCCAGCAGACTCCCGGCCGTGGCGGCGGTACCGCGGGTGGACAGCCAGATAACGGTCCGCGGCGGGTAGTCACGGCTTTCGCTGCGCACGGCATCCAACGCGCCTTCGTCGACCGCTGCGGCGGTCGCGCGCACCTGCGCCCCGGCCATCGACGCGGCCCACAGCGCGCCGTCGTGGTCAGCCGCCAACAGGGCCTCGGTGTCATCGAGGTCGACGGTGGAGAAAGAGCCGGAGAACGCGGTCACGGACGCGACTTCTCCGCGGCGGTGACGGCTTGGCCCTGCCGGGCGATCTGTTCGGAGACTTGGGCCACCACCGCGTCCACCGCGGCGGCGTCGGGCGCCTCGACATTGAGCCGCAGCAGCGGCTCGGTGTTGGAGCTGCGCAGGTTGAACCAGCTGCCCGCACCCAGGTCGACGGTCACGCCGTCGAGGTGGTCGACGGTCACCTGGTCACCGAACGAGCTGACCACCGCATCCACACAGGCCTGCGCATCGGAGACCGTGAAATTGATCTCGCCGGACGCTGCGTAACGCTGGTAGTCGGCGGTCAGCTCCGACAGCGGCCGCTGCTGTTCGCCGAGCGCCGCCAGCACGTGCAGGGCGGCCAGCATGCCCGAATCGGCGCCCCAGAAATCCCGGAAATAGTAGTGCGCCGAGTGCTCCCCGCCGAAGATGGCCCCGGTCTCGGCCATCAGCGCCTTGATGTAGGAGTGCCCGACCCGCGACCGCAGCGGTGTGCCGCCGCGCTCGGTGACCAGTTCCGGCACGGCATGCGAGGTGATCAGGTTGTGGATCACCGTCGCGCCGGGCTCGCGGGCCAATTCGCGGGCGGCCACCAAGCCGGTCACCGCCGACGGGGACACCGGCTCGCCGCGCTCGTCGACCACGAAGCAGCGGTCGGCGTCGCCGTCGAAGGCCAGGCCGATGTCGGCGCCCTGCTCGCGCACGAACGCCTGCAGATCGGTGAGGTTGGCCGGATCCAGCGGGTTGGCCTCGTGGTTGGGGAAGTTGCCGTCCAGCTCGAAATACAGCGGCAGCAGCGTGATCGCGCCGACCGATCCGAACACCGCCGGCGCGGTATGGCCGGCCATTCCGTTGCCGGCGTCGACGGCCACGCGCAGCGGACGCAGACCGGAGATGTCGACCAGAGAGTGCAGGAACGCCGCATAGTCGGCCAGCACGTCGCGGTCGGTGACGCTGCCGCGCGACCCCTGGCCGTCGCCCGCCGGGTCGACACCGGCGATCAGCTCATCGCGGATCCGGCCCAGGCCGGTGTCGGCGCCCACCGGCTTGGCACCCGCCCGACAGAGCTTGATGCCGTTGTAGGCGGCCGGGTTGTGGCTGGCGGTGAACATCGCACCCGGGCAGTCCAGCGCCCCGGAGGCGAAATAGAGCTGGTCGGTCGACGCCAGCCCGATCCGGACCACATCCAGGCCGCGGGCAACCACGCCCTCGGCGAACGCGGCCGACAGCACTGGCGAACTGTCCCGCATGTCGTGGCCGATCACCACCTGCCGGGCGCCTTCCTCGGCCATCAGCCGAGCAAACGAGGATCCGACCTCGGTGACGAGGGATTCATCGATCTCCGAACCGACCAGGCCGCGTACGTCGTACGCCTTGATCACACGGTGGACAGCCGCAGCGGGCCGAGACATGGACAGGGCTCCTGACGCAGTGGACTCTTGACGCTCAAGCCTAGCCCGGAACCCGCGATCAGTCCGACGGGTCTGGCAACACACGCAGGTGGCCACGGCGCCGACCATTGGTCTTGCCGGGCGGACCGGGCGGTGCCAGCACACCGCCACCGGGTCCAGCGTTGGGCGCTCCCCGGGTCGGGGAGTCGACCGGATTGGCCTGTGGGTACCACCCGTTGGCCGGGGCCGCCCGCCCGGATTCGCGCTCGCGAACCGCCTCGGCAAGCGCGATCAGGTCATCCTCTTCGGGGGACACCCAGGGGCCGGGGTGGCGGACCAGTTCCCAACCGCGCGGGGCTGTGATCCGGCCCGCGTGGCTGAAGCACAGATCCCAGGAATGCGGCTCGGCGGCGGTCGCCAGCGGGCCGACCACGGCGGTGGAGTCCGAGTAGACGAACGTCAGCGTCGCCACCGCATAGTGCGGACACCCTGGCCGGCAGCAACGGCGGGGAACGTTCACGCGGTCGAGGCTATCGTGGCCGCGCGCCCCGGCGGCGCCGGACACGCGCAATCGGCCGGCACCCTATGCACAACCGTTACCATCTTCTTCTGTGACCGCCACGCGTCGCCGCAGGCGCGGCCGTGAAACCCGCGGGCCGCTGTTGCCGCCGACCGTGCCGGGCTGGCGCACCCGTGCGGAAAGGTTCGACATGGCGGTGCTGGAGGCCTACGAGCCCATCGAACAACGGTGGAAGCAACGGCTGACGGCGCTCGACGTCGCGGTCGACGAGATCCCGCGGATCGCGGCCAAGGATCCCGACAGCGTGCAGTGGCCCCCGGAAGTGGTCGCGGACGGGCCAATTCCGCTGGCCCGCTTGATTCCGGCCGGGGTGGATGTCCGCGGAAATCCGACGCGCGCCCGAATCTTGTTGTTCCGCAAGCCGATCGAGCAACGCGCGAACGACAGCACAGAGCTCGGCGATTTATTGCACGAGATTCTGGTGGCCCAGGTCGCCACCTACTTGGATGTCGAGCCCGCCGTCATCGACCCGACGATCGACGACTAGGCCCCGCAGAGAGCGCAGTCGGGGAAGACGCGCTCAGATGATGCCGCGCTTGAGGCGGCGGCGCTCACGCTCGGAAAGCCCACCCCAGATACCGAAGCGCTCGTCGTGCGCCAGAGCGTATTCCAGGCACTCGCTGCGAACCGAGCACCGCTGGCAGATCTTCTTGGCCTCCCGGGTCGAGCCGCCCTTCTCCGGGAAGAACGCCTCCGGGTCGGTCTGCGAGCACAGCGCACGGTCCTGCCATTGCTCGTTGGTGGCCGTCGCCGGGTCGAACGGGTCGAATTCGTCATAGTCCTCGGGTTCGGGAACCAGACTCAGATGCGGCCGGCTGGGCGTCGCCTCGAGCCCGGTCGGCGTAACCAATTCGGCACCGGCGTGCGATGCACCGCCCATCACGCCCCAAAGGTGCTCATAGGACATGCTCCGCCTCCTCACCTGTAGCGCGATCCTGATATGTCGGCCGAATATCGAGATATTGACCATCCCAATTCGAACATGTGATCGAATCTCGGTCTGCGACACCGAAATCGGCTGGCCAACCGGGAAATGACACTAGTGTGATTAGACACGGGTTGACCAGCCCGGTCAAGCCGAATGGCCAAATTCCTTACCATCTCGTGATCGATTTCCAACGTGTCCGAGACCGGCGAGTCCCTGTCATCTACCCCACACTCGCCTATCGGCGTGTCTTACCGCGCCCCTGCCGCGACCGGTGACGGCGGTCCGCCACGCCGAGCATAACGGCGCCAACGGTACTGTCGTGCGCTGTGAAGGTCACCGTTCTCGTCGGGGGGGTCGGCGG is a genomic window of Mycolicibacter heraklionensis containing:
- a CDS encoding type I-U CRISPR-associated protein Cas7, with the protein product MPKLSFPQLTAACQAGGGSTLTVSTELAPAGGPHAAVSPAPRAGRSASPAETRLIDGKPTTTVLIDDNQSQVQRVEAVILQGIHDQHPILSRVPRMEVSYEGGRLVYTDLELPQRIFDGHFLTGSIDGKPAIAHPAYRMARESTPDNARALLELSPGSLVFGAIDAALGTGQSRFRGVLSGEIIGVLVDGAPADSRAVSDTGVCCSRIIRTQVLSFAALRQLRFDCGPAGDEAGRVLLAAYALAGLARSNAELSIRANCDLVETGPTTLKLDARDGEFVELAALSIAEADELLERALVEAYREADISWRGQVLRVAGNSAAYTAAQNGGAPQDTPVVHAPRRFRLPHFIESRLSTPN
- a CDS encoding cation diffusion facilitator family transporter → MSSSGSTRAIVAALAANAGIAVAKFIGYLITGSAAMLAEAVHSVVDTSNQALLLFGQRAATKAPDALHPFGHGRSRYFWSFVVALVLFSLGSMFALYEGYEKVRHPVELSSPVVAIAILLVAIGLETYSFRTALRESRPLKGEGSWWRFLRTSRNPELPVVLLEDTAALIGLALALIGVGLSVVTGNPVWDGVGTLGISALLGAVAVFLMVEMHSLLIGEGATAAEDQAIRAALEGTENVTRLIHIRTQYLGPDEMLVGAKIALVPRLDLAGVAATIDAAEANIRAAVPAALVIYLEPDLDRTPVPHSVEQKG
- the manA gene encoding mannose-6-phosphate isomerase, class I, which gives rise to MEQLRGAIRTYAWGSRTAIAEFTGRPVPAAHPEAELWLGAHPGDPACLETDTGEVSLLSVLTRDPEGQLGPVAQARFGDRLPFLVKVLAADEPLSLQAHPSAMQAIEGYEREERLGVPVSSPIRNYRDTSHKPELLVALQPFEALAGFRPVARTIELLRALAVSDLDPFIDLLGGQSGDGQSDAQCDADGLRALFTTWITAPQPDLDVLVPAVLEGAIQYLSSEAGEFSAEAKTVLELGERYPGDAGVLASLLLNRVSLAPGEAIFVSAGNLHTYLHGVGLEVMANSDNVLRGGLTPKHVDVPELLRVLDFTPTTEEALRPATYTDGLEVVYQTPAEEFALSRLTLDGTHLGHEVDAPARHEGPQILLCTEGSITVHAKSKTLTLHRGESAWVPCDDGPIRLLAQQPAALFRATIGL
- a CDS encoding TobH protein; this encodes MTAFSGSFSTVDLDDTEALLAADHDGALWAASMAGAQVRATAAAVDEGALDAVRSESRDYPPRTVIWLSTRGTAATAGSLLAATRGDSARAPLVLAAEAPSWIGSLDVLIVAGDDPGDPALVAAAAAGVRRGARVVVVAPYEGPLRDATAGRVAVLEPRIAVAAEFGLPRYLAAGLAVMDALEADGAAARTDLGALADELDAEALRNSAARELFTNPAKMLADRIVGRDVALAGDCAATLALARHGCAAMLRIGRTTVAATGLADAVIALRARSAGGRDVPDIFHDEQIDGPAVDRLRVLVLTLAAERTVVAARINGLHDVDLVAAGDVPVAAGASEETAGPTQGLSPSGPGRAEEQLAVLAVRLEMAAAYVRLLRG
- a CDS encoding phosphomannomutase/phosphoglucomutase, with the translated sequence MSRPAAAVHRVIKAYDVRGLVGSEIDESLVTEVGSSFARLMAEEGARQVVIGHDMRDSSPVLSAAFAEGVVARGLDVVRIGLASTDQLYFASGALDCPGAMFTASHNPAAYNGIKLCRAGAKPVGADTGLGRIRDELIAGVDPAGDGQGSRGSVTDRDVLADYAAFLHSLVDISGLRPLRVAVDAGNGMAGHTAPAVFGSVGAITLLPLYFELDGNFPNHEANPLDPANLTDLQAFVREQGADIGLAFDGDADRCFVVDERGEPVSPSAVTGLVAARELAREPGATVIHNLITSHAVPELVTERGGTPLRSRVGHSYIKALMAETGAIFGGEHSAHYYFRDFWGADSGMLAALHVLAALGEQQRPLSELTADYQRYAASGEINFTVSDAQACVDAVVSSFGDQVTVDHLDGVTVDLGAGSWFNLRSSNTEPLLRLNVEAPDAAAVDAVVAQVSEQIARQGQAVTAAEKSRP